Sequence from the Corallococcus soli genome:
CCGGTGGCGCCGGTGCGCTCCAGGGCGTTCTTGAGGGCTTCGGAGACGATGAGGGCGACCGTCCATCCCCAGGGACGGAAGAGCTGGGCGTCGCCTACCTTCGATGGGTCGATGCGCATGCCAGACACGGAGCGGTATTCGCCAATCCGCTCGGGCTGACCGTGCTTGGGCTCCCAGAGGCGGATTTCTTCCGAGGCCTGCTCATTGATGCAGCGGATGAGTTTTGTCGCGACGAGGAGGACGTATTGATCCGGATGCTTCGGGATGCTCACGGGGATGAGCTGCACGTCGTCCGCCGCGCGCTCCGCCAGGGCCGTCGCGAGCTTGACGTGGATGATGGGCGTCAAGCCCACGGGAATCCGTGAGAAATCCAGCGGCCTTCCATTTTCGCTGAGACGAACGGTCAGTCGGCCTTCAGTTTGGACGGGCCGCCCGGCGGTGAACATCCAGGGATCCTCTTCCTCCTGACGCAAGTCGTTCCAGGGGCTCTCCAAGAGCCAGGTGCCGTCCTGTACGTCTTCCGAAAGTTCGAAGAATCGAGCAGCCATTTGAGTTCTCTAACGCCCCTCGCGCGGGGCCAGGAGTTTATTGATCTTCGTCCCCTGGGTGGAGGCTTCCTCGGCAAGCTCTTGAAGAGCGCCTGTGAGGGCCTTGCGGCATTGCAC
This genomic interval carries:
- a CDS encoding imm11 family protein; translation: MGLTPIIHVKLATALAERAADDVQLIPVSIPKHPDQYVLLVATKLIRCINEQASEEIRLWEPKHGQPERIGEYRSVSGMRIDPSKVGDAQLFRPWGWTVALIVSEALKNALERTGATGMHFTEV